The window ctgctgctgcacggGGTGGTAAGCGTTGCTAGACGGCGTGTTGACGTTAGCTGCATGCCTTTTCCTCTTCTGACACCTTCCCACTTCAACATCTTCATCCGGCGATGCAGGCACAGCGGACGACGACGCGCGGCTGCCTCCGGCGAAGGCAGTGCACGGCCGGCGGTCGAACTGCCGCATGTTGCCTGAACTTGTGTATAGCCGGCACAAGCTGAACTCGCTCCGCACCTACGAACAGACACAAACAATGCATTATTTTTTTATTGTTGTCTGGGAGCACTGAGTATAATCTAACAAAAACGCGTTTAGATAGTTAATTACCTGGAACACAGGGTTCGGTGCCGGAGCGGCGCCATCGGCATCGGAACCGTCTTCCTCGAGGGCCCTGTACTCGTTCATCTTCCACTTGGTCTTGGTCCCGGCCGGCGCGCGGCCGCGGTAGAACACCATGGTCTTCTTGGTCCCGACggggcggccggcggcggagTAGACCAACCCTGGCGTGCCCGCCGCCTTCCAGTACCCCGACGGCGTCGTGCGGCTCGGCCGGCCGCCCCGCGCCTCCCGGTCCTGCCGCGCGCAGAAGTAGAACCACGGCTCCCCGTGGCCGGCGCAGGCGCCCCGGTGCACCTCTGCACGCACATACGCGGTCAGTTAGTAATGAGATGGCAATGCATTCCATGGCAGCATTGGAATGATCGACATGTATACGTGCCTGGGAGCTGCCATGGGTCGAGGGAGCAGACGTCGACGACGGGGATGACGCGCTCGATGTCGGCGCGGCGGCTGCCGTCGAGCTTGTGCCGGAGGTAGAAACGCACCAGCTCCTCCTCGGTAGGGTAGAAGCGGTACCCGGGAGGCAGCTCGCCCATGGCGCACGTCCGATTGGTTTGATCTCCCTTCGCGTTGCGCAACTGATCTTGATGGCTGAGCTCGAATGGAGTGGGAACGCCTGTATGGTGTACGTCCGTGGTGCGGGAGGTTATATAGCAGGGCGCGAGGGAGGCGTCGCGGTGCTCAATCGTGGAGAATTTTCTCATGTTGTGGTGGAAAAACTTAGCGAGAGTGGGGAGTTTGTTGTGTGTGGTGGGGAGAGAGGACTCGGTCAGTCTCATCCGTGTTCGAATTCCCATTTTCATAATTATAAGAGTCTTGTAGTTAATTGGTGCTGATTCAGTTCTGGATTTAACTAACCTGGCAGCCTGCACCGGTCGCCATCTTCCATATGACGTGACTACGCGTGGGCGTGGCACGGCAACAGTGATGACATGGCGACATGCAGATCGACGCCGGTTTGAGGATGCTTTCACGGTAGGATTATTGCCTTATTGGTTGGGTGATGAGACAAGTTGCTGTTTTGTTCATCCACGCTCGTTGGCAAAATATGCATGGGGTGGTTAGTTGTGCATTTGTAATTAACATGAACGAGAGAGTATCAGGTGATACCGGAGCTTTGGTGCTCGCGTGATATGGGCTCTCACGAGTTGTTGGATATGAGGGCAGGGCTCACGCAACTTTGCGAAAAAGCCCTGCTTGAATCTCAAATTTACGCGCAAGTCTTGGAGCTAGGCTGTGACCCTAAGGTTATCTACAGTCGGGCACCCCAAACCGCACCCAAACGCCCGGGCGGACAGTCCGGTCACTGATCGGTCGTGAAAAACCGACCTAGGCGGGCGTCTTAAACCGTCCTCAAACGCTCGGGCCGTCCATGGCCCCTCATATCTAGCTAAATATGGGGCGAATATGAGGTGCCCCGGGCGCGTCCGCCACGTAGGCTTGGCCCAGCCTGGCCCACCCGTGCCCCACAAATATCCCCATCTGGAAAACGCTAGACACCGGTCAATCCGAACTCCACTTCACTCCCCTCTCTGTCCACTCCACATTCGATCACCTTCGAACCCATTCGATGGCCGACGACCGAAGCAGCGTTGCCTCCGGTGGGGAATCCGGCTCCAATCACGACTAGGCGAGCCTGTTGCGTGGGTAGAGCCCGATGATATGGAGGAGGTTGCCCTTCGCATCGCGTTGTAGTGTTCGCTGCTCGACCAAGGCGAATCTGGCAGCGGCGGATCTACTTCGTCAGCGCCCGGCGCCCATCGACGCAGCATCGGCGACGTCGGCAGCCCTTCCCGCCTGGCGCACAGCTCCGGGTGCTCCGCTCTGCTCCTTCAGGTATGCcgcccaccaccaccacactcTGGTCCGGAAGTGGTACCCGGCCACCGCTGGGTCCTCATGCCCGCGTCGGGGCTGGAGCGCATGAGGACACCCGAGTTCGAGGCACGTGCAGCCTGGCGCGAGCGGTAGCGGTCGAGGGATAGGGCAGCGGCAGGGAAGGCGCTGTCCGCGTGAGCGCGCTAGTCAATCTCGAGGCTGCGCTCCTCGCGTCAGTCCTCCGCCGCCCTCTCACGACAGCGGAGACGGATGCGCGGTGCCTTCACCGCAAGAATGCCAAGGCGCTCCGACTCGCCATCAACTTGTCGGAGCGTGAGGCAAACAAGGACGcagcggcgaagaagaagaaggcccGCCATGCGAAGGAGCAAGACCGCCTGCTCCGCAGGCTGTCGAGCAAAAGGTGCAACTCCGACTCTGATCTGACGGACGGCTCCACCTCCAGCTCTGACGACGTCGCACCTCCGCACGCCGACGCCTACATGGAGGAGGGGCACAGCCGCGCCGACGACCGGAAGGGGAAGGGTCGGCGAGGAAATGGTGATTTCCTCGGCCCTTCTCCGTTCTGTTTATATGTTATCTATGTTTTAAGTACTTTGTAGTATGGATTTGCATTGTTCGCCGTTGAACTCCGATGAACTGTGCTCCTTTTGTTCGATGATGAAATGTTGATCCGATGAACTGTGTGTTGATCAtgtgtttacgtagtgttgcatGGTTTTGAGATTTCGGATATGAGTAACATGGGTGTGAAAGCGAAAAATATGATGTGTGCCCGCGGATGTGCTCGGGCGCGTTCGTTGACGTTTGAGGGCCTGGATTTGCTATGTGTTGCTGTAAATGCTCTTAAATCTGGGCCCATATTATAGGAGCACCAGAGCTTCTATATCACCTAATGCTCTCTCTAACATGAACCTACCGTGCACTTGGATATTGAACTTCCCTACTAATATGAGAGCACTCATAGTAGTAGAAGTCATCTGCGGATGCAGAGGCCAAGGGCTATTCTCATTTTCCAAAAAAAGAGAGGAGAGTACAAGTTAGTGCAAGTATTTCAGGTAGCTTTCTATTGCCATTTGGTTTCTAGTACAGCTTTGTACTCCATTAGTTTCAAAATAAGTGTTTCAgttttgtactaactttagtacaaagtatTAAAGTTGAGACACctattttgggacggaggaagtATTTATTTCTATAGAAAGTCATTGTTTTATTTAACAAATTATTGAAAGTCACTCTAGTGAACTTTGTGGATGGTAAGGGTGAGCTTTGGTGAGGTTTTAGTTTTTGTTTCTTGGCCTCTGAACTTATCAGGCCCTGTTATAACTTGAATTTGGTCGATCCTTTGGGTCACCTCACTCCTGATGTATTATCAGTTTTATGATGAATAAAATTGGGAGCGGGTGCTCCTTAATTCGAACAAACAGGAGAGAGCTTTGATGATTCGACGGTTTTGCTAAAGCTAGTGACTATTTTTAATACTCAGAGTAGATTTGTGAGCCACTCAATTTTGCATAGAGATTCATGCAGATCTTGTGAATTTGTAGAGAAGGAAGAACCAACAAAAGTATATTCCTTTTTTTTGGAACTAACAAAAGTAGATTCTACTTGTATACCAACTGCATAGACATTTCGTATTTCTATTTGTATATGCTTGTATTTCCATAGAAACATAGTAACTTGTTTCTTGACCTCTTCAATGATCCATAATACTTTTTCATGAATATTCTATCTAATCGGGATGTTCTTTAGACAAGTGAAGCGTGTGGGGCCAATGAAAGAGACAATCCGTCATCCAAGCTGACCGTGGGACCTtgcaaacaaaacaaaaaaacatcGTAAGTGCTCCTACTTGATTGCAATGGTTAGTGAGAAAACGGGTAGGTGGCAGACTTCAAGATTTGAAGTGACAACTGATTATTCGAACTCAACCATACTCGCTTACTTTTCGTGTAGAACTAATGCCTTGACAAATTCTTATGGAGAAATAGTTTTCCTTGGCGGTACAATGGTCAATGAGGTGCTCTCGTCCAAATCATCAACCAATAAGGCCAATTTTCCGTTCTACAGAGGAAGGTTAGATATTTGCCATTCCAAATCGTGAAAGGGGACATGATTTTTAATCATGGATTAGCGAGTTTTGCACAGGACCGTACATCAACGTTTTTCCCATTACACCTATCTCTGCATCAAAGATGCTTATAGTCAACTTTTTTGACAAAAACAATATATTAGCATCAAGAGACATGACCTCTACATCAATAGGATCACAAgaatgtaacgccccgagaccgacgctccagaaaaCTTCCATGTTTTTTTCGAGTtcgtcgtgtgttttatttgtttgttgcattcatcatcgctttgcatccgcatgttttcaaaaaacttgcatccgttcgtagtTCCCGCTTCTCCCTGTTGCCTTCGTTATCCCTTTCGAGACCAACCGTTTTTTTGTTGTCCGACCGTTTGAGCCTCTCTGCACAATGCACAAAACCCctcctcgcgcgcgtccgaaaattgtcccgaacccgacccgggttgttgttatcgatgggtccggatcatcccctaacatccctaaaacatctccgttttatTATTCGGGCTACCTAATCTATTTATTTACGACCGCCCGATTATAATCGGACGGACCGGATTAACCCCTACCTAATCCCCTACCTATATAAATAGTCCAACCCTAGACCAATCCCTAAAATCTAGCCCCCTTGTCCCGTTGATCCCATCGCGCCGCCGCCACTCCTCCAGACCCCTCTGCCTTGGGATCCCCTCATTCCTTCCCGAGCCAACCCAGCGCCGCCACCCACCTTCCTCGATCGGCACGCCTACCCGATCCACCACCGCACCAAGCCGCATCAGCAGCTTCAGGAACCCATCGCTCCACTCCCTTTCTCGCCTCCCGCGGCGCCCGAGCACCGCCTGGAGCCTGACCTCGTGCGCCACCTCCTCGCTCCCCTCGTCAGCCAGGAGCTCGAGTTCCTGCTTCGTTCCCCTCCGTCCTCGCTCGTCCTTCGCGCGCGGAAAGCCGCAACACCACCGGAGCTCCCTCCGCCGGCGAGCGCCACCGCCGAAGCTGCTTCGTCCCTTCGCCATCGAGCACCAGCAGGCCGCTGCACCTCTCCTTCGTCTCCTCCTTCCTCTGGCTCTCTCATCTCTCTCTTACCCGACTCCCCTCCCTCTTTGTTTGCCCACAGAATGAGTCCAGCCCCCGGAGCTCCTCGACGCCGGCCGGATCCGACGCCCTGGAGACCCGCGCCCCCGCCGGACCTCCTTCCTCCAGCGCCAAGTCCTGCCTCGAGCGTGGAGCCATCGCCGTTCCTCCTTCGCCGCCTGGATCCGGCCCCTTCGTCCACCCTCGCCGGAGAGCGCGCCAAGTCCACCGCCGTCGCCAAGTCCGGCTGCGGCCGTCGCCCCTGCATCCTCTGCTTCGAGCAGGAGGACGagcgcgccgccgctgccgcgttGACCGCGCCAATCGCCAAGACCCGAGCGCCCGCTTCCGTTGACCGCACCCCTctgcatcgtgggtgttacaagttggtaatcagagccatccccgacttaggagcccctgcttgatcgaatcgctggcgttgttgagtctagaacaaaaatgtttcgagtcttaggattatatatattggagagtaggattctttttactcctcagtcccttcgtcgctctggtgaggtctcctgacgtagaagttttgacttttctctcctcaaatttcactaaatttttttaggatcacgcgggtatcttcgaatcattccgatggttttgtgacgagaacattgttcttggtgcctcctgacatttaggggttgtggcagtgtcccggggagttgagctccgaggtgttgtcgtcacaattttatcgttgcagttctggaatacctgagtttcgccgacatcaaaatctcttttatgcagttgttggtgagatcacctcgacgccacctagtactggggcaggagttcgggagtattgccataactcgtataacggatgcttttcgaaggttgaggtaaacgatttccgaaggtttcttggttatgtgttgacggatggatacagctggatctagggattgttagtttgggtgatatattttgtgtcccctgtatccccaacaccagattgcataaccagaaagtttcgggagtttataagtgggaattcaagtagctcctaggatatctttccgacagatgcatgatatgagattggggttcgacgtctagtggtccgcctttccacggtaggttttacagtggtctcgtagtgtcttaaagagtccttggttATGCCGACttggggacgcttcgtatgtcatgtgcactgccttgtacatgatggtgctgtacgatcgagcccgtgtgggccccaccacgaaaacttcggacgaaatctctatcatatgtttgctccggcttattctgcaagccaatcctttgttttgttttaagttgtggtattggagttgcttcgaagtcaagtgttgattccataccatattctaagcggtgttctcatatttctatgtggttGCTAATCCTTTCGATCATCGAGGTTGTCATATTAATTCTTTtcaaccggtgtgcttctcttcaagtggatccaatCATTTTCAatattcgcaagatcaattctaagttttctcaacggtatCCATTCCATCAGCCCCAAGTTgcatttgttttcccgcccttttttcttcaaggacttagatttcttaatcaagtttcctttttattgatgcgaagtctctttattcttttctttcaatgttcttatccggtgatttcccatgaagatactaacggagcttcaagtttattattcttcgttctttttcttctccggtggactaaattcaagccttcaatgttggtcacattcctttccttgtttcaaatgcattctcatgccggtgtacctcttaatcatccacttctcgccattcatttgttctggagtgccgaagatatctcagaagatttgtgtctccattatcaatccgttcaagctatttcgaggttgttatctcttttgagccatttaattcaaccggtgcaatctcctttttcaagtaatttttttttcaacggtgtttcttttgagtgggccctaacccacaggtctttttccaggatcttacctgactcttctaatttttctggagttattctcaaattcatttcaaagtttgacgtaagaacgagtcatcatcagtcaaatgtctttctccaagatcttccaaattcttttcatttttggttcaacctttctaattttcatcccggagtatctcaacaattcatggtggtgtttctcatcgtcattctctgcatttgaagaccgaagaagagttttccTCTAAATCATTCCTCTAAATCATATCCGTTCTCTTAAAGATTCATGGATCTAACTTcttgccatcctctcataattgttttcgactgtgagaattcttttcacccatccggggcaattcatgagtcttttcagtttgattctccgaaggccatcatttcagaagagttattcgttctcaacattcagctctcgttctccaaatcttccggtgcatcgttcaagtattctctaatcagctcgtgatctcttcgttcacttgtatctaaattctctcaagtatcttcgttcattttctaattctttcgggtgtttctttatcttttcttcattcattttcaattcttacggtggttcattcaagaattctcttccgttgttatcgtatcaattcattcgttcttttccaaattctcttccgttgttaccggtggttcgttgaagtcCTTCTCAAGgttgcgctatatctatcttaatcctttctacgggaataagtagtatgccaaaatccattgcttgtcatcaatttaaattggtgaaggatacgcataacataattcttgttcttgtttcatccaagtgattaattccttcttccggagttcgtaaTGGTATCAATTTATCAGTTCTAAGTTGTTCATCTCTTCTTTCTGGAGTTTGTTCATcatatcacattctcggttccaagttgttcatcttttctttccgaaGCTCCAAGtcatttcaattatatcatttcaaagcttcatctaatcattgcaaggcttctctcggagttcttttcaattttccctttcgtttgatcattcttttattatcggagttcttcatggaggatcaacatggtggctcatcaaggattcgtttcattcttcaattgttcttcaagatttctctcggagttaagatccgccaagctatactttaaaataaacatggtgttcaacacatgttttgttttgaggagttcaagcattcttcatcttgcattccgaagtgcaattctctctaccttatcttttgggatggtgttatgtcatttttgacaatttccttcatgtttcatgattcagaagttgtcaggaatgagataattaaatccatcattttctcttcgttcaagagatcttttcgaccaatcaatctttttgttggagttgtattgggttatatttcacctatagccttccctaaggaatgtagctatttgtggtgtttatcaatgatcaagttttctccttctcatcttggtgaagaagttttcatctccttgttgatctcaatccaatcaactgtttccgttagtggcgggttgtcacctcataattttgagatgtgttccataagccctcaacaagcttgttcttttcgttgttgattttccaacaactccgttataaccttcttggaagggtgctttccaagctcatttgtggcagaaggtgtcattttcttctccatccgttattccaaggatctatcttcttttacttattttcttccggaggcatggtgatgttgctctcttcgcttATCATCTCGAATCGTGAAGATCGTGTTCTTTTCGtacttatccatttaaccggagtgttgtgtcatctcctcaatttcttttcatcttatcaagttttccttctcttttcaaccggagtgctgtcaaattatgtcattcttgttccttggctatctcgttataccggtgtggtttcatattcttttggttcgttaagcccttgtttcatgtctttcaacccacaaggttcttgtaatgttccttgttcctcttgctgaacggagtgttttaaattttgttcacctccgtcgtgtcatttcttcaagctttgcaacctctcaaggttcaatggtttcactcgtttgtcaagaagcaactttgtttcacctcttcctcttccgcttctctccggtgccatcctagatctcgggacgagatcctcttgtagtggtggagtgttgtaacgccccgagaccgacgctccagaagacttccatGTTTTTTTCGAGTtcgtcgtgtgttttatttgtttgttgcattcatcatcgctttgcatccgcatgttttcaaaaaacttgcatccgttcgtagtTCCCGCTTCTCCCTGTTGCCTTCGTTGTCCCTTTCCAGACCAACCGTTCTTTTGTTGTCCGACCGTTTGAGCCTCTCTGTACAATGCACAAAACCCCTCCTCGCGCGTGTCCGAAAATTGTCCCGAACCCAACCCGGGTTGttgttaccgatgggtccggataatcccctaacatccctaaaacatctccgttttatTATTCGGGCTACCTAACCTATTTATTTACGACCGCC is drawn from Aegilops tauschii subsp. strangulata cultivar AL8/78 chromosome 1, Aet v6.0, whole genome shotgun sequence and contains these coding sequences:
- the LOC109744227 gene encoding NAC domain-containing protein 90-like, with protein sequence MGELPPGYRFYPTEEELVRFYLRHKLDGSRRADIERVIPVVDVCSLDPWQLPEVHRGACAGHGEPWFYFCARQDREARGGRPSRTTPSGYWKAAGTPGLVYSAAGRPVGTKKTMVFYRGRAPAGTKTKWKMNEYRALEEDGSDADGAAPAPNPVFQVRSEFSLCRLYTSSGNMRQFDRRPCTAFAGGSRASSSAVPASPDEDVEVGRCQKRKRHAANVNTPSSNAYHPVQQQQEKQGGADEELVDDMTDWAELLAWI